A stretch of the Sphingobacterium thalpophilum genome encodes the following:
- a CDS encoding RNA polymerase sigma-70 factor: MDSYQNLPEKELLRLLHCGDMKAFDLLYHRYSPTIYANILKFMRDETVAEDLLQDVFVRIWENRLRIDPEQSFAAFLFTCSRNITFNFKRRLKLEMESAVRLAQAAPEGENTIDRVLESKEAQAWVEQLLDKLPQQRQKIFRLSKLEGKSYQEIAEELGISVATVRDHIVKANKFMRSAAFQDSSFSALLLALLFLSGK, from the coding sequence ATGGACTCATATCAAAACCTGCCTGAGAAAGAACTCTTGCGTCTGCTCCATTGTGGGGACATGAAGGCCTTTGATCTATTGTACCACCGATATAGTCCAACCATATATGCGAACATCCTCAAATTTATGCGAGATGAGACGGTAGCCGAAGACCTGCTTCAAGATGTCTTTGTCCGCATCTGGGAGAATAGACTGAGGATAGATCCCGAACAGTCTTTTGCGGCTTTCTTATTTACGTGTTCACGCAATATTACCTTTAATTTTAAAAGACGGCTCAAGCTGGAAATGGAGTCTGCCGTTCGTCTGGCACAAGCGGCACCTGAAGGGGAAAATACCATTGATCGCGTTTTGGAATCAAAGGAGGCCCAGGCATGGGTCGAACAGCTGCTGGATAAGCTGCCACAGCAGCGGCAAAAAATATTCCGGCTCTCTAAACTCGAAGGAAAAAGTTATCAGGAGATTGCTGAGGAGCTGGGCATTTCGGTCGCGACGGTAAGGGACCATATTGTCAAAGCCAACAAATTCATGCGTAGTGCCGCTTTCCAGGACAGCAGTTTTTCGGCGCTTCTACTTGCCCTGCTATTTCTTTCAGGCAAATAA
- a CDS encoding carbohydrate kinase family protein, translating into MKDLNKSIQGICFGEVLWDNLPTGKKLGGAPLNVAYHLNKLGVRTQMLTRIGQDENGVELLALCRQLGIPTAFFQQDVHLPTSTVEVSLDADRNVQYDIVYPVAWDHIVAGEAELAAVAEADFLVYGSLACRDEVSFGSLQLLLKKAAFRVMDVNLRAPYFGPERLHQLLLEADLVKMNAEELHIISEWNGAMGDYTDQQRVDLLLERFSIQEAIVTYGASGAVYHHKAANISYHFPALKVQVEDTIGSGDSFLAAFLSKRFQMAAGITLEEVLEFAATLSGFVTQSSGACPAYSEADIHRFQWLNPIFGENEPSRRH; encoded by the coding sequence ATGAAAGATCTTAATAAATCAATTCAGGGTATTTGTTTCGGGGAGGTACTTTGGGATAACCTTCCCACGGGTAAAAAACTGGGTGGAGCACCGCTCAACGTAGCTTATCATCTCAACAAGCTTGGGGTACGTACCCAGATGCTAACGCGCATCGGTCAGGATGAAAATGGTGTGGAGCTGCTGGCGCTCTGCCGGCAACTGGGAATACCGACAGCTTTTTTTCAGCAAGATGTGCATTTACCGACTTCAACAGTGGAGGTGTCGCTGGATGCTGATCGCAACGTGCAGTATGATATCGTTTATCCGGTGGCTTGGGATCATATTGTTGCAGGTGAAGCGGAGCTGGCGGCAGTGGCTGAGGCCGACTTTCTGGTGTATGGCAGCCTGGCCTGCCGGGACGAGGTCAGCTTTGGTAGCCTCCAGCTACTGTTGAAAAAAGCTGCTTTCCGCGTGATGGATGTCAACCTGCGTGCACCCTATTTTGGTCCGGAGCGGTTGCATCAACTGCTGCTTGAGGCTGATCTGGTTAAAATGAATGCCGAAGAACTGCATATTATTTCAGAATGGAACGGTGCTATGGGCGACTATACGGACCAGCAACGGGTCGATCTGCTGCTCGAGCGTTTTTCGATCCAGGAAGCCATCGTCACCTACGGCGCTTCCGGAGCAGTATACCATCACAAGGCGGCAAATATCAGTTACCATTTTCCGGCGTTGAAGGTGCAGGTCGAGGATACCATCGGAAGTGGGGATTCATTTTTGGCCGCTTTTCTCAGCAAGCGCTTTCAGATGGCTGCCGGGATTACGCTGGAGGAGGTGCTCGAGTTTGCGGCGACGCTAAGCGGCTTTGTTACCCAGAGCAGCGGAGCCTGTCCAGCTTATAGTGAAGCCGATATTCACCGCTTTCAGTGGCTCAACCCAATTTTCGGGGAAAACGAACCCAGCAGGCGCCATTGA
- a CDS encoding FecR family protein — translation MDNNKSKINQLLQKYKEGSCSAEEIAWLQKALTEEDNEAVDRALAESLLQPDTKVIVGEWRPEKTLENIKTKLVDQESQRDIKLPLRWPYWAAAITLFLMLFSLLIWRQQQDGHSLQATRNNLQGPPASEVQPGGNRATLRLADGSLVQLNEQQTGIIIGDEIRYADGQRLADGRMGQQAAGDLSKVMLELRTPMGGMYQITLPDGTKVWLNAASSLKYPVRFAQQERRVLLEGEAFFEVTKDAARPFKVLSRGQEIQVLGTAFNVNAYPTNNLIKTTLVSGKVKLFNEGQSTQAVYLQPGQQSSNGGQGTIRIAQIDPAPFIAWKEGLFYFEETPLTEALQQIGHWYNVEVKYSDGLPQSHFYGRINRDKPLQDVLDVLTEAGLHFEIKKTGDKRVLLVTAQP, via the coding sequence GTGGATAACAATAAATCTAAAATAAACCAATTACTGCAAAAGTATAAAGAGGGGAGCTGCTCGGCTGAAGAAATTGCCTGGCTGCAGAAAGCATTGACCGAAGAGGACAATGAAGCGGTGGACCGGGCCCTCGCCGAAAGTCTGTTGCAGCCCGATACGAAGGTAATCGTAGGGGAATGGCGTCCCGAAAAAACATTGGAAAATATTAAAACGAAGCTTGTTGACCAAGAAAGCCAACGTGACATAAAGCTACCCTTAAGATGGCCTTACTGGGCGGCGGCAATCACACTTTTCCTAATGCTCTTTTCGTTGTTGATCTGGAGACAGCAACAAGATGGTCATTCGCTGCAAGCTACGCGCAACAATCTACAGGGGCCGCCGGCCAGTGAGGTGCAGCCGGGGGGTAACCGGGCAACTCTACGCCTGGCAGATGGCAGTCTCGTACAGCTCAATGAGCAGCAGACGGGAATTATCATAGGGGATGAGATCCGGTATGCAGATGGTCAGCGGTTAGCTGATGGACGGATGGGGCAGCAGGCAGCCGGCGATCTCAGCAAGGTCATGCTGGAGTTGCGGACACCCATGGGTGGCATGTATCAGATCACGTTGCCCGACGGGACTAAGGTATGGCTCAACGCAGCTTCTTCCTTAAAATATCCCGTTAGGTTTGCGCAGCAGGAACGCAGGGTACTGCTGGAAGGAGAGGCGTTTTTTGAAGTGACCAAAGATGCAGCTCGCCCATTTAAGGTACTCAGCCGCGGACAAGAAATTCAGGTACTGGGTACCGCCTTTAATGTCAATGCCTATCCCACAAATAACCTGATCAAAACCACATTGGTCAGCGGAAAGGTAAAACTATTTAATGAGGGACAGTCGACCCAGGCGGTATACCTACAGCCGGGGCAGCAGTCGAGCAATGGTGGCCAGGGGACAATTCGCATCGCGCAGATTGATCCTGCTCCTTTTATCGCCTGGAAAGAGGGCTTGTTTTATTTTGAAGAGACACCGTTGACGGAGGCGCTTCAGCAGATCGGGCATTGGTACAATGTGGAGGTCAAATACAGTGACGGACTACCGCAGTCCCACTTTTATGGCCGGATAAACCGGGACAAACCGCTGCAGGATGTGCTGGACGTATTAACCGAAGCCGGGTTGCATTTTGAAATCAAAAAGACAGGTGATAAGCGTGTACTGCTGGTCACAGCCCAGCCTTAA
- a CDS encoding SusC/RagA family TonB-linked outer membrane protein, producing the protein MFTRQQLMLLPSVALFSAVVFAQQTEIRGRIVDSETAAPIVGASVIVKGTSQATKTNEKGEFMLQAAGNGGTLEISYIGYAPQTMLLGDRKFFDIRLKSSEKGLDEVVVTGYQTERKKDLTGAVSVVNVTEMMKAPENNPMKALQGRVAGMTVTSDGSPSGAATVRMRGISSINSNQDPLYVIDGVPTQGGMHELNSNDIESIQVLKDASSASIYGSRAANGVIVITTKKGKSGPPKLNVDAYVTSTHFNKRMQVLNAQEYGRALWQATINSGGNPNSNNIGYQFAWQNDANGVPQLTSVVVPEYIDREQTMYAADTDWFDEVSKPGLLQSYNATLSSATDKSSSYFSLGYLHNNGTLRYTNFQRISARMNADYKLFDGKLVVGENFTVNNTGEVQVPGDVLDLSLKALPIIPVHTVDGLGWGGPALGMNDRHNPVRLLHDNRNNKYNYWRLFGNVYADLQLVKDLHLRTSYGIDYSNLYKRHLEVSYRSGFMNSNRSGVNMEQAHSMKWTWSNTATYRKELDRHTIDVLAGIEMNRQNDINFNAYTAGDGAFVIETPEYMWPGVSTGTAAVGGGSTGFSLLSYFGKANYSFDDRYLASFTIRHDGSSRFGKNNRFATFPAVTAGWRVSSERFMSATKAYVTDLKLRVGWGQTGNQGIGNLATYALFVPEYGIADPTWNIVDGTAYDLIGAGTGTLPSGYRKIQTENNNLKWETTTQTNIGLDFTLFGQHLYGSVDWYVKATKDMLINPAYIAVVGEGGYRWANGASMENKGLDITTGYRSKTTGGLDYDVTAVFSTYKNKVTHLPEAVENSYGGRQGDNIIGRPLGSFYGYVTDGIFQNQQEVDAHVNQTGKGVGRLRYVNIYDADNQINDMDRTWIGNPHPDFTYSLNIALKYKDFDLSAYFQGVQGIDVENWLKKQTDFWSVDDVNSNKGVRLLHAWTPQNPSATIPALQTTNNNDEGRLSNYFIENGSYMKLRNLSLGYTFPTATVSRLRMNRLRIYVTAQNLFTVKSKNFTGVDPENVGWGYPIPTTWTAGVNIGL; encoded by the coding sequence ATGTTTACAAGACAGCAATTGATGTTGCTCCCGTCTGTGGCACTCTTTTCGGCTGTTGTTTTTGCGCAGCAGACCGAAATTCGGGGCCGGATTGTGGACAGTGAAACAGCAGCTCCCATTGTGGGCGCCTCGGTGATCGTCAAAGGAACCAGCCAGGCAACAAAAACGAATGAGAAGGGCGAATTTATGCTTCAAGCAGCGGGGAATGGGGGCACGCTCGAAATCAGCTACATAGGCTATGCCCCGCAAACTATGCTCCTCGGCGACAGAAAATTTTTCGACATCCGTCTGAAGAGCAGTGAAAAAGGGCTTGACGAAGTCGTCGTCACCGGCTACCAGACTGAACGTAAAAAGGATCTGACTGGTGCTGTAAGTGTCGTCAACGTAACTGAGATGATGAAGGCACCGGAAAACAACCCCATGAAGGCATTACAGGGGCGTGTGGCTGGGATGACGGTCACATCGGATGGCAGTCCGAGCGGTGCCGCTACGGTACGCATGCGTGGCATCAGCTCGATCAACAGCAATCAGGATCCGCTGTATGTCATCGATGGCGTGCCAACGCAGGGCGGTATGCATGAACTGAACTCCAACGACATCGAGAGCATTCAGGTCCTCAAAGATGCTTCCTCGGCGAGCATTTATGGATCGCGTGCAGCCAACGGCGTGATCGTCATTACCACCAAGAAAGGTAAATCTGGCCCCCCAAAGCTCAACGTGGATGCTTATGTAACCAGCACGCACTTTAACAAGCGCATGCAGGTGCTCAATGCACAGGAGTATGGCCGTGCCCTATGGCAGGCGACAATCAACAGCGGCGGCAATCCCAACAGCAATAACATAGGTTATCAGTTTGCCTGGCAAAATGATGCCAACGGTGTGCCACAGCTGACCTCGGTAGTAGTGCCCGAATACATTGATCGTGAGCAGACGATGTATGCCGCAGACACCGACTGGTTTGACGAGGTTTCCAAACCGGGATTATTGCAGTCGTACAATGCAACATTGAGTTCGGCGACAGACAAGTCGAGTTCGTATTTCTCTTTGGGCTATTTACACAATAATGGCACCTTGCGCTACACCAACTTTCAGCGTATTTCGGCCCGCATGAATGCTGACTACAAGCTGTTTGATGGAAAGCTGGTGGTAGGCGAAAACTTTACCGTGAACAACACGGGTGAGGTACAGGTACCCGGCGACGTACTCGATCTATCCTTAAAAGCATTACCGATCATACCTGTCCATACCGTGGATGGATTAGGCTGGGGTGGTCCCGCCCTAGGTATGAATGATCGCCACAACCCCGTGCGTCTGCTACATGATAATCGGAACAATAAGTACAATTACTGGCGTTTGTTTGGAAATGTGTATGCCGACTTGCAGCTGGTAAAGGATCTGCATCTGCGCACAAGCTATGGCATTGATTATAGCAATCTCTATAAACGTCACCTGGAAGTCTCTTACCGCTCGGGCTTTATGAACAGCAATCGTAGCGGTGTCAATATGGAGCAGGCTCATAGCATGAAGTGGACATGGTCTAATACAGCGACATATCGGAAAGAACTGGATAGGCATACCATTGATGTGCTTGCCGGCATTGAAATGAACCGCCAGAATGACATCAATTTCAACGCCTATACCGCGGGAGATGGTGCTTTTGTCATCGAAACTCCAGAGTACATGTGGCCGGGAGTGAGCACGGGGACGGCAGCGGTGGGAGGAGGTTCCACCGGTTTTTCGTTGCTTTCGTACTTTGGTAAAGCCAACTATTCATTTGACGACCGGTATCTGGCTTCTTTTACCATACGGCATGATGGATCTTCTCGTTTTGGAAAAAATAACCGCTTTGCAACATTTCCCGCCGTCACTGCGGGCTGGCGGGTTTCCTCCGAACGCTTCATGTCGGCCACTAAGGCGTATGTGACCGACCTGAAGCTACGCGTAGGCTGGGGACAAACCGGTAATCAGGGTATTGGTAATCTGGCCACGTATGCGCTCTTTGTCCCTGAATATGGTATCGCCGATCCGACATGGAATATTGTCGACGGAACGGCGTATGACCTCATTGGAGCTGGTACGGGGACGCTACCTTCGGGCTACCGAAAAATCCAGACCGAAAATAACAACCTGAAATGGGAAACCACCACACAGACCAATATTGGACTGGACTTCACACTGTTTGGCCAACACCTCTACGGATCAGTAGACTGGTATGTCAAAGCTACAAAGGATATGCTGATCAATCCTGCTTACATCGCTGTTGTGGGCGAGGGTGGTTACCGCTGGGCGAATGGTGCGTCCATGGAAAACAAGGGACTGGATATTACAACAGGCTACCGCAGTAAAACGACCGGCGGCCTGGACTATGATGTGACCGCTGTTTTTTCCACATACAAAAATAAGGTGACCCATTTGCCGGAGGCAGTGGAAAATTCGTATGGTGGCCGTCAGGGGGATAATATTATTGGCCGGCCGCTTGGTTCGTTTTATGGGTATGTAACGGATGGCATCTTTCAAAATCAGCAGGAAGTGGATGCCCATGTCAACCAGACGGGAAAGGGAGTCGGCAGACTGCGCTACGTGAATATATACGATGCGGACAACCAAATTAACGACATGGACCGGACCTGGATCGGTAATCCGCATCCCGATTTTACCTATAGCCTGAATATAGCCTTGAAATATAAGGACTTCGATCTGTCGGCTTACTTTCAGGGCGTACAGGGTATTGACGTTGAAAACTGGCTGAAAAAACAGACCGATTTTTGGAGCGTGGACGATGTCAACTCCAATAAGGGTGTGCGCCTGCTCCATGCCTGGACACCACAGAACCCAAGTGCTACTATTCCTGCCCTACAAACGACGAACAACAATGATGAAGGAAGGCTATCCAATTATTTTATTGAAAATGGCTCTTATATGAAGTTACGCAACCTGTCGCTGGGCTACACGTTCCCGACAGCTACGGTATCGCGACTACGGATGAATCGTCTACGTATATATGTGACGGCACAGAATCTGTTCACCGTTAAATCGAAGAATTTTACTGGTGTGGATCCTGAAAATGTAGGCTGGGGCTATCCAATTCCGACAACCTGGACCGCAGGCGTAAACATCGGTTTATAG
- a CDS encoding glycoside hydrolase family 32 protein has protein sequence MMNKLKNFAAVLLMTGIAGAVSAQTVLKKTDDPEEKYRPLYHFTPKQGWMNDPNGMVYLNGNYHLFFQHNPEKPVWGPMHWGHAISKDLIHWEEQKIALYPDSLGTIFSGSAVIDKHNTAGFGKNAMVAIFTHHNHQEEDRKTGLHQNQSLAYSLDQGRTWTKYKGNPVLPNPGIWDFRDPKVMWFEASKSWIMTLATKDCITFYSSKNLKEWKKESEFGKHVGAHGGVWECPDLIPMHYQGQSKWVLLVSINPGGPNGGSVTQYFVGDFDGHQFVPSDNEMKWLDWGPDNYAGVTWSNLGSRHLMIGWMSNWQYANVVPTTRWRSASTIPRSLTLEKVGKTYYVSSAAAAEVAAAFGPIKTYKVQEAKELAVPQQLPEAFRLDLNKLKRQSVELVLSNSLGDKLVVGYSKEKNEYYIDRTQSGLTDFSSEFPKRSVASRISDSDTLSLSLYVDVSSVELFGDGGLTTMTSLFFPRQPMSNLRLVGQHMLELQELCISPFKGK, from the coding sequence ATGATGAATAAACTGAAAAATTTTGCGGCCGTCCTGCTGATGACAGGTATCGCTGGAGCAGTATCAGCGCAGACCGTACTAAAGAAGACTGATGATCCCGAAGAGAAATACCGGCCACTTTATCATTTTACACCCAAGCAAGGCTGGATGAATGACCCCAATGGCATGGTGTATCTCAATGGAAATTATCATCTCTTCTTCCAGCATAACCCCGAAAAGCCTGTCTGGGGGCCTATGCACTGGGGCCATGCCATCAGCAAAGATCTAATCCATTGGGAGGAACAAAAAATAGCGCTTTATCCGGATAGTCTGGGCACCATCTTCTCGGGAAGCGCTGTCATCGATAAACACAATACTGCCGGCTTCGGAAAGAATGCAATGGTGGCGATATTTACGCACCATAATCATCAGGAAGAAGATCGAAAAACGGGCTTGCATCAAAACCAAAGTCTGGCCTATAGCTTGGATCAAGGCCGTACCTGGACCAAGTACAAAGGCAATCCGGTGCTTCCGAATCCCGGTATCTGGGATTTTCGGGACCCCAAAGTCATGTGGTTTGAGGCTTCAAAAAGCTGGATCATGACCTTGGCAACCAAAGACTGCATTACGTTCTACTCCTCCAAAAATCTGAAGGAGTGGAAAAAAGAGAGCGAGTTTGGGAAACATGTGGGAGCGCATGGGGGGGTATGGGAATGCCCGGATTTGATCCCGATGCACTATCAGGGGCAAAGCAAATGGGTTTTGCTGGTAAGCATCAACCCGGGGGGACCTAATGGTGGATCGGTAACGCAGTATTTTGTCGGAGACTTTGACGGTCATCAATTTGTGCCTTCAGACAACGAGATGAAGTGGCTGGACTGGGGGCCTGATAATTATGCGGGTGTGACCTGGAGCAATCTCGGAAGCCGCCATCTGATGATCGGCTGGATGAGCAACTGGCAGTATGCTAATGTGGTGCCAACAACGCGCTGGCGTTCAGCATCGACCATACCGCGTAGCTTAACATTGGAAAAGGTGGGAAAGACCTATTATGTCAGCAGTGCCGCTGCAGCAGAGGTCGCTGCAGCATTTGGTCCCATAAAAACGTATAAAGTGCAAGAAGCCAAGGAGCTGGCGGTGCCGCAGCAGCTTCCCGAGGCATTTCGCCTGGACCTCAATAAGCTCAAAAGGCAAAGCGTTGAGCTTGTCTTATCAAACAGTCTTGGAGATAAACTTGTCGTGGGCTACTCCAAAGAAAAAAATGAATATTATATCGACCGTACACAATCTGGACTGACCGATTTTAGTAGCGAATTCCCCAAGCGTAGTGTAGCCAGCCGTATATCGGACAGCGATACGCTGTCGTTGAGTTTATATGTTGATGTCAGCTCTGTTGAACTTTTTGGGGACGGGGGACTGACCACCATGACCAGTCTATTCTTCCCACGGCAGCCGATGAGCAACCTTCGCTTGGTGGGACAGCACATGCTGGAATTGCAGGAGCTGTGTATTTCACCTTTTAAGGGGAAATGA
- a CDS encoding alginate lyase family protein — protein MSLIKIGMGCIRTAQTLLSSLIKNTLCALALLPVYHKSAAQSSLMHPEAQISFVKKAISQKSEPVYSAYQQLIRLADSLMASPQHAVPEFNVPGFYDDREAHRAMAKNLQSDAFSAYTTALAYTLSGNKKYALKAIYFLNSWAGTNKSYAQLDGPLVISYAGPGLMIAAELLKHDRLWQEKDRIQFEHWTTEVYQKAAHSLRENHNNTADWARYANLLSASFLDNKDELSYLIKLIKHDLPEKIASDGHLIEEVKRQAKGLWYTYFSLAPLTASMWCIYQATGENLFISAEQGTSIRQAISYLFYYSQHPSEWPWYNNPDVANPGTATGFWPPNLLEAMRNIYPGQSYENYLSAYRPITYSKHHFAWTFPTLMPILLDYQQKLIP, from the coding sequence ATGTCATTGATAAAAATCGGTATGGGCTGCATCCGGACAGCACAAACATTATTAAGCTCATTAATTAAAAATACCTTATGCGCACTAGCGCTGTTACCTGTTTACCATAAGAGTGCTGCACAGTCTTCACTCATGCATCCAGAAGCACAGATCAGCTTTGTAAAGAAGGCAATCAGCCAGAAGTCTGAGCCCGTATACAGTGCTTATCAGCAGCTGATAAGGCTCGCCGATTCGCTGATGGCAAGCCCACAGCATGCGGTACCGGAATTTAATGTTCCGGGCTTTTACGATGACAGGGAAGCGCACCGCGCCATGGCCAAAAACCTGCAATCAGATGCTTTTTCCGCCTATACGACAGCATTAGCCTACACACTAAGTGGCAACAAAAAATACGCCTTAAAGGCGATTTATTTCCTAAATTCCTGGGCGGGCACCAACAAAAGCTATGCTCAGCTCGATGGACCATTAGTCATTTCTTATGCTGGGCCGGGGCTTATGATTGCTGCAGAATTGCTCAAGCACGACCGGTTGTGGCAAGAAAAAGACCGGATACAGTTTGAACATTGGACGACCGAAGTGTACCAGAAAGCCGCACACAGCTTACGTGAAAATCACAACAATACCGCAGATTGGGCGCGATATGCCAATCTGCTTTCCGCTTCTTTTTTGGATAACAAAGACGAACTCTCGTACCTCATCAAACTGATCAAACATGATCTACCGGAAAAAATTGCCTCCGATGGCCACCTGATCGAGGAAGTCAAACGTCAGGCAAAAGGCCTCTGGTATACTTATTTTTCCCTGGCCCCACTGACAGCCTCGATGTGGTGTATTTATCAGGCCACAGGAGAGAACTTGTTCATCAGCGCAGAGCAAGGAACTTCGATTCGACAGGCCATCAGCTATTTATTCTATTACAGTCAACATCCATCCGAATGGCCTTGGTACAACAATCCGGATGTAGCCAATCCGGGGACCGCCACTGGCTTTTGGCCACCTAACTTACTCGAAGCAATGCGAAATATCTATCCCGGCCAATCGTATGAAAATTATCTGTCGGCCTACCGTCCCATTACCTACAGTAAGCACCACTTTGCCTGGACCTTTCCTACGTTGATGCCGATACTCCTGGATTACCAGCAGAAGCTGATACCCTAA
- a CDS encoding RagB/SusD family nutrient uptake outer membrane protein, with product MKKITNKIAITVMLAGLLSGCTKFLDQTPNAVLSSDQVKEPERLLTATYAALGNDHYDVPFSLWPYGTVRSDDAYKGGSGPQDIQAFHFLEVSNNITTNLAEVDKLWFQLYVAISRANTTIRTIQQMDNFNGKEEKLAEAKFLRGHFYFMLKILFKYVPYVDENVPIDAYETVSNRALSNDALWQKIVDDFQYAVDYLPAVQPEAGRANKIAAAAYLAKTYLYKAYRQDNKERHTVTDVDAGDLEKVVQHTAVVLSSSYGLEADFAFNFLPGKYENGKEALFSIQFSKDDGTKFGRVNFSDLLSVPMGLGCCDFNKPSQSLVNAFRTTGKGLPLDNYNTLATFSTSEKYDPRLFHTVAIPGLPYKYNSKRTYEQSWNRNPAEYSVYASLKENVDPDCDCFVPMPPFFANTKNRIVLRLADVLLMRAEALIELHRPAEALPLINQVRIRAKNSITMTGYAADRMLIDTYKNGENIVWNEENARQAVRWERRLELAMENGRFFDLVRWGIASQTMNTYYGTEKSRRSYYANAHFTADRNEYLPIPEAQIRLSKYLYKQNPGY from the coding sequence ATGAAAAAAATAACCAATAAAATTGCAATTACCGTGATGCTTGCCGGCCTACTGTCCGGATGCACCAAGTTTCTGGATCAGACACCAAATGCTGTACTGAGCTCCGACCAAGTCAAAGAGCCTGAAAGATTGCTGACCGCTACCTACGCGGCTCTGGGCAACGACCACTATGATGTCCCCTTCAGCCTATGGCCATATGGCACCGTGCGTTCTGATGATGCCTATAAAGGAGGTTCGGGACCACAGGACATACAGGCTTTTCACTTTCTGGAAGTCTCCAATAATATCACAACGAATCTTGCAGAGGTAGATAAGCTGTGGTTTCAGCTGTATGTGGCGATATCTCGGGCCAACACAACGATCAGGACGATTCAGCAAATGGACAATTTTAACGGAAAGGAGGAAAAGCTGGCAGAGGCAAAGTTCCTGCGGGGACATTTTTACTTCATGCTCAAAATTTTGTTTAAATATGTGCCTTACGTCGACGAAAATGTTCCGATAGATGCTTACGAAACGGTCTCTAACAGAGCGCTAAGCAATGATGCGTTATGGCAGAAAATCGTGGATGACTTTCAGTACGCTGTCGATTATCTCCCAGCAGTGCAGCCGGAAGCCGGGCGTGCCAATAAAATCGCTGCTGCAGCATATCTTGCGAAAACCTACTTATATAAGGCCTATCGTCAGGACAATAAAGAACGGCATACGGTCACGGACGTTGACGCTGGCGACCTCGAAAAAGTAGTGCAGCATACGGCTGTGGTGCTCTCTTCCAGCTATGGGCTCGAAGCGGATTTTGCATTCAACTTCTTGCCCGGAAAATATGAAAACGGCAAAGAGGCTCTTTTTTCCATTCAGTTTTCGAAGGACGACGGAACAAAATTTGGTCGTGTAAACTTTTCGGACTTGCTATCCGTACCTATGGGCTTAGGCTGCTGCGACTTCAACAAGCCGAGTCAGAGTCTAGTCAATGCATTCCGTACGACCGGAAAGGGACTTCCGCTCGATAATTACAACACCTTGGCTACCTTCAGTACCTCCGAAAAATATGATCCAAGGCTCTTCCATACGGTAGCCATCCCAGGTTTACCCTATAAATACAATAGCAAACGCACCTATGAACAAAGCTGGAACCGTAATCCAGCGGAATACTCAGTATATGCCTCGCTCAAAGAGAATGTGGACCCCGACTGTGATTGTTTTGTACCCATGCCGCCGTTCTTTGCCAATACGAAAAACCGTATTGTCCTGCGCCTGGCGGATGTCCTGCTGATGCGAGCTGAAGCGCTGATAGAACTGCACCGTCCTGCCGAAGCATTGCCCTTGATCAATCAGGTGCGTATCCGTGCCAAAAATAGTATAACCATGACGGGATATGCGGCAGATCGGATGCTGATAGATACCTATAAAAATGGGGAAAATATCGTCTGGAACGAAGAGAACGCACGCCAGGCAGTTCGTTGGGAACGCCGTCTGGAACTGGCTATGGAAAACGGCCGATTTTTCGATCTGGTGCGTTGGGGAATTGCTAGTCAGACGATGAATACGTACTACGGCACGGAGAAATCACGGCGCTCTTATTACGCTAACGCGCATTTTACTGCCGACAGGAATGAGTATCTGCCGATTCCGGAAGCTCAGATCCGGCTGAGTAAATATCTGTATAAGCAAAATCCAGGATATTGA